Within the Halichoerus grypus chromosome 2, mHalGry1.hap1.1, whole genome shotgun sequence genome, the region TCTTTAttacctaaaagaaaaagaataacacGATGGTCTTTGTTcacgtatttttaaaaaatcagagtgaTCTGTTTGAATTTTTTGCCCAGGAATTTGGTATTGTAGGAAAACCATGAGCTTTGAAACTTGGGGCAAACCTGAATTAGCCTTTCAACTTAGCTTCTCAtgagttctgtgaccttgggcatgttccCACTTTCTTGAATTTTCCCcccctataaaatggggatactattACCTAATTcacagtggtttttattttttacttaaaaaatctaCCAAGTAATGCATACTTTATGCAAGTCAGTAACGTAAAATTGTAAAAGTGTAATTAAATTTCATCTTACTCCCCCCTCCTCATTCCCAGTTTGTTGTGTGTCTTTGTATACTTTTTTCTTCTGCATATACAGATACACATACTTAATGTGTAAGCTCTCTTACCCTTCACTTGACTGATTAGTTGGAGCAGATGGCTTCCAGTTCCTAAGATCTGCTCTGTAATATGTCCAAGTATTTTTGCTTTCACCAGTTGAGTTGTACTCTTGacaaaagtcaattgtatttttttttaattttaagattgtatttatttgtttgacagagagagagagagagcagggggagcaacagagggagagggagaagcaggctccctgctgagcagggagcccgacgcggggctccatcccaggaccccaggatcatgacctgagccgaaggcagacgcttaacgaatgagccacccaggcgcctcaaaagTCAGTTGTATTTGCTCCCAAACCATTGTGTGCTGGTTATATttgtcataaaaatataatacataaaccATCAAAATATCAGTGCAAGAGTTTTTATCTGAAAACTAAATTACATGCTTTGGAAAAGGTCTTTAGGGTCAAGTTGCTAGAAAATTGTTATTCAGTTAGGTGTAGGCAAGATAGGTGTAAAGAtgactttggaaaaaaatcattaagatttAGTATTGTGCACTTAATGCTTGGCAAGTGCTTGGAGTTCTTGCACTCCAAGAAATTAAATCAGTGTCTTATGGATATGGTTTATGCTAGAAAGACTCCAAAGAATGTTGGTGGACCCATGCCCAAAAGAAAAGGGTAGGCTTTCATCAAAAGATTGCTGCATAAATGTGTATGCTTCATGCTTTAAATGAAATATGTAAGTAATGTATGGAATGTTTGTATTCTTCATCTtaagtgactttttaaattaattgactaGTAAGTCTTATTCTCATTGGGTAAGAGCTTCTGCTGTCTTTGTCTTTAATAGAGGTAGGATCATATAATTCTGAAAGTCAGCATAGCATAGTAACTTGTCAAGAAGACTGGCTATGAAGTAAGACAGCCTGGTTTTGAATCCTAGCTTCTCCAGTTATtaactttgtgaccttgggcgagttacTTAACCATtctacttcagtttcttcatatgtgCAGTTACTCTATTACCTACCTGAAGGGGTTGTTTCAGTAGTTAAATGTTAATATATCTAAAGCACTGGCAAATATTAAGTGCTTGAATGTTAAACATTATTATAGTTAttactttttggtttttaaaaaattgagggacaatcaggttgttttcattttttggtttcaTACAACTAATGTCACAATGAATATCCTTGTAATAAACATCCCATTCTCAATCAACTTTTTTCAGGACCTGTTGTGTGCTAGTATAGTTCTAGGTACAGGGTACAGcggaatattaaatataattccGACCGTtgtggagctcacattctagtggaagagacagagaagagtcaaaataaataaatggaacataGGCTATGTTAGGTGGTGATAAATGCTGTGGAGAGAAATAAATAGGGAATTTTGAGGAGGGgggtgtttaatttttttttttttttttttttaagatatatttattgggcgcctgggtgactgagtcagttaagtgtctgccttgggctcgggtcattatctcagggtcctgggatcgagccccgcatcgggctccctgctcagtggcgagtctgcttctccctctccctctgtgatctctttcactctcactctctctcaaataaataaataaaatcttaaaaaaaaaaaaagatttatttatttattttagagggaggaagagagagagatcacactacatgagcaggggaggggcagagggagagggaaagagaaactcaagcagactcctcactgaaccTGGAGCcagaggcggggctccatcccaggatcctgagatcctgacctgagctgaaatcagcaGCTGgccacttaatcaactgagccacccaagggcctggggggtggggcgtttaattttaaataggattatcaagggaaggcctcactgagagtGTGTTAATTGTGTGAAAACGTAAAGGTTAAGTACTAAACAAATCATGTGGGTACTTAGGGGAAGAGGATCCCAGATAGAGGGAATAAGGCATATAAGAGTCCTAAGGCATGGCCTCAAGGGACCTTGTCCAGGAatggcaaggaggccagtgtggctagaactgaggggaaggagggaggaagaaagtagGAGATAGGGTCAGAGAGTTAAAAGCAGGGCTAGTTAACAAATGGCCTTGTAGGCTGTTTTAAGAATTTTGGCTATAACTCTGAAGCAAGGTGGATTTTGAGTGATGACAGGATTTATGATTTATTAGGGTCACTCTGGCTATTTTCTTGAGGATAGCCTGAAGGAAGGTTAAGGGAGGAGTAGGGAGACCAAGTAGGAGACTTTTGCAGTGATGCAAGACTGCTTGAACCAGGATGAACTAGGAAAGTAATCATGAGGAGTAGTtggattctgaatatattttgaaggtaaagcggatgggatttttttttttttttttttttttttttcatggaccaatcttaagttatttatttaagccATCTCCTGCCGTAAGCAAAGGGATGGAAGATCAGTATACTGGTCATCATTTGATACAAGTAAAGAAGGTGAGCTTAAGGTCCCATAGATTTTTCTGGTCCGTGTGCAGTCATGGTCCAAACCAGTGCTGTGGTCCCCACTGGGTGGTGGTCCAGGTTCTCTTTATTCATCTTCATAGCCGGTTGGAAGTGGATTCACGTGAGAGTTATGGAATAGAGTATGATTACCATCTCCCCAGGGAAAGGGCTTGGACCTGATGCGGAGATGGGGGTAGGCGACGAACTCGGGTCTCTCGTGCTCTCCATGACGCGACTTCAGGAAGACATTCAGCATGCTCACACCCACGCCAGGGAGCGCTACGAAGTAGGTGAGAGCCTTCCACATGCGAGCTGAGCCCTCCTCGCCGTGGGCGCCACTCGACATAGAACGCCCCAGCTGTGCCCCGGAACGACCTAGCAGCCCAGACAGCCGGGACACAGATGCCCCCGCCGCCGCCATTTTCGACCTGGACCTGGATGGGATTTTTTAAGGGATTGTATgtgaagtgagagagaaaaggagaaagtaagGATATCTCAGCTTTTTGACCTAAGTAACTGGAAATGGAAGAGTCATTAACTGGGATAAGGAAGGCTATGGGAGGAGCACATTTGGGTGTGGGGGTGAGATGAGTAGCTCAGTTTTGGTCATGTAAAGTTTGAGGTTTCTATCAGACATCCAAGTGAAGATGTCTAACTGGGTATAGTAGTATTGAGTGCAGGAGAATGATCTAGGCTAGCAATACAAATTTGGAGATCATCTGCatatagataatatttaaagCCCTGAAACTGTCTGAGATCATCTGTAGAGcaagaatacataaagaaatttTGAGATTTGAAGGTGTTTTTGTTATTGATGTcacttaaacatttattgagtgtttacagttgacccttgaacaacatgggtttgaactgcacaggtccatttataagtggatttttttcagtaagtacagtactgtaaatgtattttctcttctcattttcttaataacatttgctTTCCACTAGCTTActataagaatacaatatataatacatataaatgtacaaaatatgtgttaatcaactgtgtTATCAATAAGGCTTCTTTCTgttcaacagtaggctattagatAAGTTTGGGGGAGTTGAAAGTCATACttgattttcaactgcatggagCTCGGTACTCCTAACTTCTATGTTGTTCAAGTGTTTACTGTATTCTATCCAAAGTGCTGTAGATTCGTTATGTCATTGATTCCTCTCGAAAAATAAATGGTATAGGTTCTGGTATTGGTGAGTAAACTAGGATCAGTACATAATTTACTGAAGGTTGGTAGTGACAAGCTTTGATTTGAATCCAGAACTCTGGATTCTTTCCTAGCACTGCCTCTCCAGCACTAAGTGTTGATTTGTTTTCAACTACAGGTAAGTGAATAGGACCAATAACAATAGCTATGTggtaggtttttggttttttttaagatttatttatttatctgagagagagagcgtgcacacgtggtggggaggggtagagggaggtggagagaaaagctcaagcagactccgagctgagtgcggggccggaggtggggctcaatcccatgaccctgagatcatgacctaagctgacaTCAAGAGCCAcctgcttaaccgactgtaccacccaggccccccgctCTGTGGTAGTTTTAAGAAAGCAAACACAGCAAAGGACGTCAAAAGTATGGTTCTAATTCCGGACATCATCACTCAGGATAATTCTCTTAACCTACTCTACATAAAAGTGGACTTtttaagcagaaagaaagaagaatcctCAAAAGTGGGAATGAATAAAGAGGACAGGTCTCTCACTTCCATACCTACAGatatgagagagaaaatggtAGAGAGAAGGCTTCAGAGGAAGTATCTTCAGAAAAAAGCCAAGTTTCAGTTAGAACATGAAAGTGAAGGAAGTGTTTGGAGATGTAGTTATGGATATAGAGGATGTTGCTGATATAGCAgaccttttatttctgtagaacaGAATCCTGGTGTTACTGGTTCAAAACAAATGTACTTTGTATGTTTTAATATCTATTAGACTATTTTCCAGGGAGTTTTGGCAGCTCACACTTCAACCAAGAGGATGTGAGAGGACCTGTTTCCCCATATCCTTGCCTGCATTGGATGATAGCTTTTTGAATTTTTGTCAatatgattaaatttttaaagttcttgttttaatttgcatttctagtagTAGTGGTGGTTGTAgtttctggttttggtttttagtCAAGTTTGAATAACTAATGCAAGCACTTGTTTTAATCTATTTCTAATAGGAAAGAATAAGGAACTTTAGAGACAGGGATTGGCTTTtcagcctcttttttttaagattttatttatttatttgtcagagagagagcagaagcagggggagcagcagagggagaagcaggctccccactgagcagggagcctgacgtgggactcgatcccaggactctgggatcatgacctgagctgaaggcaggtgcttaactgactgagccacccaggtgtcccccagccTCTATTTTTTAAGAGATAATGTCGGTGTCCCTGGGTGTATGGGATGTTTGCTTTCTGGCCAAGTGGGTTGCAGGATAAAAGTGCTTATTTTAAGATTGAATCCCATTGTTCCATAAACTTCTGATTACCAATAGATTGAGCTTCTGGCTATTTACAGTTATTGTGTAAATTGCCTGCCtatcctttgttcatttgctgttggattatttgacattttattatcagtttgtagttctttatataaaaAGGGATATTGGTCATGTGTagcaaatatttttcatgatatcctttatctttgattttgttatcttttcatttacatttgtttaaatTGTTACCAAATTggcatttctttcccttctggctTTTGGgttttcgggttttttttttttttttttaagaatgcttCTACTTAATGAAGTTATACAAAtgttctcttttgctttctttgaaatgttttatggttttctttttaacatcagATCTTTAATCCGTatggaacttttattttttatatgcatAAGAACCTAACTTTACTTTCTTCCACTGGAGATTATACGTTAGCTGAATAATCCATCCCTTCCCCTACTGTGAGTAGTCCTCTTTATCATACTGTATTCTGTTTCACTAATCTGTCTGTTGGTACCATTACTAGATTAATAACAATGGGCTTTACACTAAGTTTTAATATCTGATAGGATTCCttccctatttattttttgaaaaattattggtCATTCTTACAAgcttttttatatacattttttttttaagattttatttatttatttgagagagcgagagagagagagagagcacatgagaggggggagggtcagagggagaagcagactccctgctgagcagggagcccgatgcaggactcgatcccgggactccaggatcgtgacctgagccaaaggcagtcgcttaaccaactgggccacccaggcgcccctacatttatttaagagagcacatggaggaggggggcagagggagagagagtcttaagtagactctaTGCTAAGTGTGGAGCCAGAAATGgaactcgatctcacaaccctgagatcaggacctgagccaaaatcaagagtcagatgtttaactgactccgccacccatgtgcccctttaCATACATTTAAGAATCATTTTGTGCTGTTGTGGGATTATTGGAATTGCATAAAATGTGTGTATTAATTTGGAACTGGTTGACATTCAGGAACATGTACATCTCTTTATTCAGGTGTGTCAcatatccttaaaaatattttctgtaacttTCTTCATCTAGATTTTGTATGTtccttattaaatttattcctgggtattttatagttttggtcACCCTTATGAATAGaaccatttctttatttctaaatggTTACTAATAGAAATGCTGTTgaattttgtatgtttatcttaAGTTTTTGGTTCTTTAATTTCTTGTCATGTTTTCTGATCATTATTAATAGTTTTCTAGTTTGGTCtcttgggctcttttttttttttttttttaaagattttatttatttatttgacagagacatagcgagacagggaacacaagcgggggactggtagagggagaagcaggcttcccaccgagcagggagcccgatgtggggctcgatcccaggaccctgggatcatgacctgagccgaaggcagacgcttaacgactgagccgggctctttttttttttttataaataattttattgagcagtaattcacataccataaatgaaccctttaaaatatacaattcaaataaaaacaaataaataaataaatttaaaaaattcagtgatttttagtatatttacacagttgtgcatccatcaccactatttacttctagaacatttttatcgTCTCCAAAAGAAAACtgtgcccattagcagtcacgAGGGTCATCCATATTGTAGCTTATAttggtacttcattcctttttatagccaaataatattccgttgtgtgagtaaaccacattttgtttatccattcattgggcttttggattgcttccatttttcagctattattattaatgcttctctgaatatttgtatacaggtttttgtgtggacatgttttcatttctcctagtAACTAGTAGAATATCTGAGTTAcatggtaactctgtttaactttttgagaaattgTCAAATTGTTTTTCCTAAGCAACTACATCATTTCCCCACCAGTATTATGTGAGGGTtacaatttctccatatcctcactaacatttgttttagtatatgtgctgctgaagcgagcatgCTCACTAACATTTGTTAATCGTCCATCTTTGTAGCCATCCTGGTAAgagtgaagtggtatctcattttgatttggatttccctaatgactaaaatgatgttgagcatttttcatatgcttattggccatttgtcaatcttctttggagaaatacttaatcaaattctttgcccatttttaaattaggttacaTGTCTTACTGGGTTCTAagcgttctttatatattctgatacaagtcctttatcagatgtatcattGGCAAAAAtactctcccattctgtgggttgtcttcaCTCTCTTGATGGTGTTtattgaagttttaaattttgatgaaacctaatttatttatcttttgttgcttgtgcatttggtgtcatatctgtatcttttgttgttttacatataaagtctgatctattttgagttaatagTTGTGAGGTAAGAGTTCGACTTCATTCTGTTGCATGTGggtattcagttttcccagcaccatttatttaaaagattattcttttcctGTTGAATGACCTTGGAACCTcttttgaaaatcagttgaccataactacggatttatttctggactctcatttctattccattgatctgtatccttatgctagtaccacactgtcttgactATTGCAGTTGTG harbors:
- the LOC118550553 gene encoding cytochrome c oxidase subunit 6A1, mitochondrial, translated to MAAAGASVSRLSGLLGRSGAQLGRSMSSGAHGEEGSARMWKALTYFVALPGVGVSMLNVFLKSRHGEHERPEFVAYPHLRIRSKPFPWGDGNHTLFHNSHVNPLPTGYEDE